A single Micromonospora sp. CCTCC AA 2012012 DNA region contains:
- a CDS encoding M1 family metallopeptidase, whose product MRNVGARLTAVLAAGLTMAVLNTATAGADPGGGGHFRPGAAGIGDPYYPTYGNGGYDVADYDLAIRYDPATDALDGHAVIRARATQNLSRFNLDLVGLTVDSVTVDGRRAHWSRSSHELVVTPRRKLHASRPFTVDVRYHGVPTTFTIAGTDLEAGWMHTDDGAVVAGQPEVATAWFPVNDHPLDKASYRIAITVPAGLAAISNGVHLGTTTRDGWSTWRWRQSTPMISYLATATIGRFRISETTHHGKPMIIAMDPDLPPDFADDAVSRTGEVTDFLATKFGPYPFEANGAIVDDYDNLHFALENQTRPIYSRHFFAAGVNPWETYVVAHELAHQWFGDSVAVHHWRDVWLNEGFATYAEWLWGERLGDGTPQQTFDYLYAQPLDAGFWNPPPGDPGVDQLFGSSVYTRGGLTLHALRMTVGDAAFWRIVRAWAATQRGGNGSTAEFIALAERISGRQLDAFFDAWLYQEGKPAYPGGAPPAATRAAAPATAPAVVVSQQQRLKVGRY is encoded by the coding sequence ATGAGGAACGTGGGCGCGAGACTGACGGCGGTGCTGGCCGCCGGCCTGACCATGGCGGTGCTGAACACCGCGACCGCCGGGGCGGATCCGGGGGGTGGCGGGCACTTCCGGCCCGGCGCCGCGGGGATCGGCGACCCCTACTACCCGACCTACGGCAACGGCGGCTACGACGTCGCCGACTACGACCTGGCGATCCGGTACGACCCGGCCACCGACGCCCTCGACGGTCACGCGGTGATCCGGGCCCGGGCCACGCAGAACCTGTCCCGCTTCAACCTGGACCTGGTCGGCCTGACCGTCGACTCGGTCACCGTGGACGGCAGGCGGGCCCACTGGTCGCGCAGCAGCCACGAGCTGGTCGTCACGCCACGACGGAAGCTGCACGCGTCCCGTCCGTTCACCGTGGACGTCCGCTACCACGGGGTGCCGACCACCTTCACCATCGCCGGCACCGACCTGGAGGCCGGCTGGATGCACACCGACGACGGCGCGGTCGTCGCCGGCCAGCCCGAGGTGGCCACCGCGTGGTTCCCGGTCAACGACCACCCGCTGGACAAGGCGAGCTACCGGATCGCCATCACCGTGCCGGCGGGCCTGGCCGCCATCAGCAACGGCGTCCACCTCGGCACCACCACCCGCGACGGCTGGTCCACCTGGCGCTGGCGGCAGTCCACTCCGATGATCAGCTACCTGGCGACCGCGACGATCGGCAGGTTCCGGATCAGCGAGACCACCCACCACGGGAAGCCGATGATCATCGCGATGGACCCGGACCTGCCGCCGGACTTCGCCGACGACGCGGTGAGCCGCACCGGTGAGGTCACCGACTTCCTGGCGACGAAGTTCGGGCCGTACCCGTTCGAGGCCAACGGCGCGATCGTCGACGACTACGACAACCTGCACTTCGCCCTGGAGAACCAGACCCGACCGATCTACTCCCGGCACTTCTTCGCCGCCGGGGTGAACCCGTGGGAGACGTACGTGGTCGCCCACGAGCTGGCCCACCAGTGGTTCGGGGACAGCGTCGCGGTGCACCACTGGCGCGACGTCTGGCTCAACGAGGGCTTCGCCACCTACGCGGAGTGGCTGTGGGGCGAGCGGCTGGGCGACGGCACCCCGCAGCAGACCTTCGACTACCTGTACGCGCAGCCGCTGGACGCCGGATTCTGGAACCCGCCCCCCGGCGACCCCGGCGTCGACCAACTCTTCGGCAGCTCCGTCTACACCCGGGGCGGGCTGACCCTGCACGCCCTGCGGATGACCGTCGGCGACGCGGCCTTCTGGCGGATCGTGCGCGCCTGGGCCGCCACCCAGCGGGGCGGCAACGGCTCCACCGCCGAGTTCATCGCGCTGGCCGAGCGGATCTCCGGGCGGCAGCTCGACGCGTTCTTCGACGCCTGGCTCTATCAGGAGGGCAAGCCCGCGTACCCGGGTGGCGCCCCGCCGGCCGCCACCCGCGCCGCCGCCCCGGCCACCGCACCGGCGGTGGTCGTCTCGCAGCAGCAACGGCTCAAGGTCGGCCGGTACTGA
- a CDS encoding TlpA family protein disulfide reductase, with amino-acid sequence MQEPSVTGLVVVVVVLALASAFGWWRRHRDGRLRPVATLPVATRPDESAGATLPAALTDLGVRAGTVTLVQFSSPVCAPCRATRRVLDEVRAAVDGVHLVEVGVDEHLDLARELDIWRTPTVLVVDPAGRIAQRAAGVPAKDDLVAAVTPLLAGARR; translated from the coding sequence GTGCAGGAACCCTCCGTGACCGGCCTCGTCGTGGTCGTCGTCGTACTCGCGCTGGCGAGCGCGTTCGGCTGGTGGCGCCGGCACCGGGACGGTCGGCTCCGGCCCGTCGCCACCTTGCCCGTCGCCACTCGACCCGACGAGTCGGCCGGCGCGACCCTCCCGGCGGCCCTCACCGACCTCGGCGTACGGGCCGGAACGGTCACGCTCGTGCAGTTCTCCTCCCCGGTCTGCGCCCCGTGCCGCGCCACCCGACGGGTGCTCGACGAGGTCCGCGCGGCCGTCGACGGCGTACACCTGGTCGAGGTCGGCGTCGACGAGCACCTCGACCTCGCGCGGGAGTTGGACATCTGGCGTACCCCGACGGTGCTGGTGGTGGACCCGGCCGGGCGGATCGCGCAGCGCGCCGCCGGCGTGCCCGCGAAGGACGACCTGGTGGCGGCCGTGACGCCGTTGCTGGCCGGGGCGCGACGGTGA
- a CDS encoding VOC family protein: MEARLNPYLSFTGDAREALEFYREVFGGTLTLTTFAEFGNADPALADQIMHGLLHTDDGYVLMAADTPPGMTHTPGSSISLILNGDDADTLRRQWQRLSDSGTVSVQLEKQMWGDEYGDCVDRFGIRWMVNISQSSS; encoded by the coding sequence ATGGAAGCACGGCTCAACCCGTACCTGAGCTTCACCGGCGACGCGCGCGAGGCGCTGGAGTTCTACCGTGAGGTGTTCGGCGGGACGCTGACCCTGACCACCTTCGCCGAGTTCGGCAACGCCGACCCGGCGTTGGCCGACCAGATCATGCACGGCCTGCTGCACACCGACGACGGCTACGTCCTGATGGCGGCGGACACCCCGCCCGGCATGACCCACACGCCGGGCAGCAGCATCTCGCTGATCCTCAACGGCGACGACGCCGACACCCTGCGCCGCCAGTGGCAGCGGCTCAGCGACTCCGGCACCGTCTCGGTGCAGCTGGAGAAGCAGATGTGGGGCGACGAGTACGGCGACTGCGTCGACCGCTTCGGCATCCGCTGGATGGTCAACATCAGCCAGTCGTCGAGTTGA
- a CDS encoding DUF3455 domain-containing protein: MLSTSHSRVRTIAAIGTAGVLAGIGAVAGQASAAEVSAPAVAAADVRQVDVPRIDPAIRPPAGSRPVGAYLVVRGTQTYTCAGGVFTGPSVPEAQLIGTGGRIRHFKGPSWQSARDGSLITAKKTAESPRPGAIPELLLTVDTHSGTGMLGNVAYINRLLTSGGVAPSGSCTDGATTAVPYGAVYVFWTGQS; the protein is encoded by the coding sequence ATGCTCAGCACCTCTCACTCCCGGGTCCGCACGATCGCGGCCATCGGCACGGCCGGTGTCCTGGCGGGGATCGGCGCGGTGGCCGGTCAGGCGTCCGCCGCCGAGGTTTCCGCCCCGGCCGTCGCGGCAGCCGACGTCCGCCAGGTCGACGTCCCGCGGATCGACCCGGCGATCCGACCGCCGGCCGGGTCCCGCCCGGTCGGCGCGTACCTCGTCGTTCGCGGCACGCAGACCTACACCTGTGCCGGCGGCGTGTTCACCGGCCCGTCCGTGCCGGAGGCCCAGCTCATCGGCACCGGCGGCCGGATCCGTCACTTCAAGGGCCCGAGCTGGCAGTCCGCGCGCGACGGCTCGCTGATCACGGCGAAGAAGACCGCGGAGAGCCCGCGTCCGGGGGCGATCCCCGAGCTGCTGCTGACGGTGGACACCCACAGCGGCACCGGCATGCTCGGCAACGTCGCGTACATCAACCGCCTGTTGACCTCGGGTGGTGTCGCCCCCTCCGGGTCCTGCACCGACGGCGCGACGACGGCCGTGCCCTACGGCGCGGTCTACGTCTTCTGGACCGGTCAGAGCTGA
- a CDS encoding DUF2231 domain-containing protein: protein MESRAKAMGHGIHPILIVFPLGLLATSVIFDILYLVTDRTGFQISAAYTIGAGIVGGLVAAVFGLIDYSAIPTGTRAKRVGAAHGLGNVVVLLLFAVSWLLRRAADNWDPNALALICSFAGILLAGATGWLGGELVERLGVSVSDEADVNAPSSLSRRSGGRPRTRGV from the coding sequence ATGGAGAGTCGCGCCAAGGCGATGGGCCACGGGATCCATCCCATCCTGATCGTCTTCCCGTTGGGGCTGCTCGCCACCTCGGTGATCTTCGACATCCTCTATCTGGTCACCGACCGGACGGGGTTCCAGATCTCGGCCGCGTACACGATCGGCGCCGGCATCGTCGGCGGCCTGGTCGCGGCGGTGTTCGGGCTGATCGACTACAGCGCCATCCCCACCGGCACCCGCGCCAAGCGGGTCGGCGCGGCCCACGGCCTCGGCAACGTGGTGGTCCTGCTGCTGTTCGCGGTGAGCTGGCTGCTGCGCCGCGCCGCCGACAACTGGGACCCGAACGCCCTCGCGCTGATCTGCAGCTTCGCCGGCATCCTGCTCGCCGGGGCCACCGGCTGGCTCGGCGGTGAGCTGGTCGAGCGGCTCGGGGTCAGCGTGAGCGACGAGGCGGACGTCAACGCGCCCAGCTCGCTGTCACGCCGCTCCGGCGGCCGACCGCGCACCCGCGGCGTCTGA
- a CDS encoding RraA family protein → MSLDPHELHRRFAALTTAHVADACLRAAVPVRCAPAAVRPVLPGVRLAGRVAPARHVGSVDIFLEAIDRAAPGDVLVVDNAGRVDESCVGDLVVLEASAAGLAGVVIWGLHRDTADLRAVGLPVFSAGAIPTGPLRLDPRPAGALTSATVGEWPVDRDDVVLGDDDGVLFVPAAQVDELIGLAEAIRDTERRQADRIRAGVSLREQVGFGAYLARREREPALTFREHLRAVGGAIEE, encoded by the coding sequence ATGAGCCTGGACCCGCACGAACTGCACCGACGGTTCGCCGCCCTGACCACCGCCCACGTCGCCGACGCCTGTCTGCGCGCCGCCGTGCCGGTGCGCTGCGCCCCGGCCGCCGTCCGGCCCGTCCTGCCCGGCGTACGCCTCGCCGGCCGGGTCGCGCCGGCCCGGCACGTGGGCAGCGTCGACATCTTCCTGGAGGCGATCGACCGGGCCGCCCCCGGTGACGTGCTCGTCGTGGACAACGCCGGCCGGGTCGACGAGAGCTGCGTCGGTGACCTGGTCGTCCTGGAGGCGTCCGCCGCCGGGCTGGCCGGGGTGGTGATCTGGGGGCTGCACCGCGACACCGCCGACCTCCGGGCGGTCGGGCTGCCCGTCTTCAGCGCCGGCGCGATCCCCACCGGCCCGCTGCGGCTGGATCCCCGGCCCGCCGGGGCGCTGACGTCGGCGACGGTGGGGGAGTGGCCGGTGGACCGGGACGACGTGGTGCTCGGCGACGACGACGGGGTGCTCTTCGTGCCGGCGGCGCAGGTCGACGAGCTGATCGGGCTGGCCGAGGCCATCCGGGACACCGAACGCCGGCAGGCCGACCGGATCCGGGCCGGGGTGTCGCTGCGGGAGCAGGTGGGCTTCGGGGCGTACCTTGCGCGGCGGGAGCGGGAGCCGGCGCTGACCTTTCGCGAGCACCTGCGCGCGGTGGGCGGGGCGATCGAGGAGTGA
- a CDS encoding alkene reductase codes for MTALFSPFTVGKLELTNRIVMAPLTRNRAGEGQVPQDISATYYGQRASAGLIISEGTQPSAVGQGYANTPGIHSAEQVEGWRAVADAVHAGGGKIFMQLMHAGRIGHPDNKDGLESVAPSAIAAPGEIFTRDGMKPYPVPRELTGAELPGIVGEFVQAARNAVEAGLDGVELHAANGYLLHQFLAPSSNTRTDGYGGSPEARARLVIEVTRAVAEAIGADRVGIRISPAHNIQGVLEEDAADVAATYGALIDAIAPLGLAYLHALADPASPLVVDLRRRFGGPFIANDGFGSVTTRPDAERILDAGLGDLVAVGRNFLANPDLPRRWEINAPLNEPDPSTFYTPGPRGYIDYPTLEQ; via the coding sequence ATGACAGCCCTGTTCAGCCCGTTCACGGTGGGCAAGCTGGAACTGACCAACCGGATCGTCATGGCCCCCCTGACGCGCAACCGGGCCGGTGAGGGTCAGGTGCCGCAGGACATCTCGGCGACCTACTACGGCCAGCGCGCCTCGGCCGGCCTGATCATCAGCGAGGGCACCCAGCCGAGCGCCGTGGGCCAGGGTTACGCGAACACGCCGGGCATCCACTCCGCCGAGCAGGTCGAGGGCTGGCGGGCGGTTGCCGACGCGGTGCACGCGGGCGGCGGAAAGATCTTCATGCAGCTGATGCACGCGGGCCGGATCGGCCACCCCGACAACAAGGACGGGCTGGAGTCCGTGGCGCCCAGCGCCATCGCCGCGCCGGGCGAGATCTTCACCCGGGACGGCATGAAGCCGTACCCGGTGCCGCGGGAGCTGACCGGCGCGGAGCTGCCGGGGATCGTCGGCGAGTTCGTGCAGGCCGCGCGGAACGCCGTCGAGGCCGGCCTGGACGGCGTCGAGCTGCACGCCGCCAACGGCTACCTGCTGCACCAGTTCCTGGCGCCGTCGAGCAACACCCGCACCGACGGGTACGGCGGCTCGCCGGAGGCCCGCGCCCGACTGGTGATCGAGGTGACCCGTGCGGTCGCGGAGGCCATCGGCGCCGACCGGGTCGGCATCCGGATCTCGCCCGCCCACAACATCCAGGGCGTGCTGGAGGAGGACGCGGCCGACGTCGCCGCCACGTACGGCGCGCTGATCGACGCGATCGCCCCCCTCGGGCTGGCCTACCTGCACGCGCTGGCCGACCCGGCGAGCCCCCTCGTCGTGGACCTGCGGCGACGGTTCGGCGGTCCGTTCATCGCCAACGACGGCTTCGGCTCGGTGACCACCCGGCCGGACGCGGAGCGCATCCTGGACGCCGGTCTGGGCGACCTGGTGGCGGTCGGCCGGAACTTCCTGGCCAACCCGGACCTGCCCCGCCGCTGGGAGATCAACGCGCCGCTGAACGAGCCGGACCCGAGCACCTTCTACACCCCGGGCCCGCGCGGTTACATCGACTATCCGACGCTGGAGCAGTAG
- the dinB gene encoding DNA polymerase IV, with protein sequence MSGEATILHADLDAFYASVEQRDDPRLRGRPVIVGGGVVLACSYEAKARGVRSAMGGRQARRLCPDAIVVPPRMAAYTAASRAVFDIFRHTTPLVEGLSIDEAFLDVGGLRRLSGPPADIAARLRREVRARVGLPITVGVARTKFLAKVASGVAKPDGLLVVAPDREREFLHPLPVERLWGVGPVTAAKLRERRILTVGQVARLGEATLVSLLGAGAGRHLHALADNRDPRPVQVGRRRSSMGAQHALGRQAHSPDDLDAILAGLVDRVTRRMRSADRTGRTVVLRLRFADYTRATRSHTLAKATAQTRPLLESARALLGTARPEIDRRGITLLGVSVGNLDDGHVQPTLPFDRDSGAELDAAVDAVRDRFGSAALTRAVLLGRDPGLEMPRLPD encoded by the coding sequence GTGTCGGGCGAGGCCACCATCCTGCACGCCGACCTGGACGCGTTCTACGCGTCGGTCGAGCAGCGTGACGACCCGCGCCTGCGCGGCCGCCCGGTGATCGTCGGTGGTGGCGTGGTGCTGGCGTGCAGCTACGAGGCGAAGGCGCGCGGCGTGCGCAGCGCGATGGGCGGCCGGCAGGCACGCCGGCTCTGCCCGGACGCGATCGTGGTGCCGCCCCGGATGGCCGCGTACACGGCCGCGAGCCGGGCGGTCTTCGACATCTTCCGGCACACCACCCCGCTGGTCGAGGGGCTCTCCATCGACGAGGCGTTCCTCGACGTGGGCGGGCTGCGCCGGCTCTCCGGCCCACCGGCCGACATCGCCGCGCGACTGCGCCGCGAGGTCCGTGCCCGGGTCGGGCTGCCGATCACCGTCGGGGTGGCCCGGACGAAGTTCCTCGCGAAGGTGGCCAGCGGCGTGGCCAAGCCCGACGGCCTGCTGGTCGTCGCGCCGGACCGGGAGCGGGAGTTCCTGCACCCGCTGCCGGTGGAACGGCTCTGGGGCGTCGGGCCGGTCACCGCCGCCAAGCTGCGGGAACGGCGCATCCTGACCGTCGGGCAGGTGGCCCGGCTCGGCGAGGCCACCCTCGTGTCGCTGCTCGGCGCAGGCGCGGGCCGGCACCTGCACGCCCTCGCCGACAACCGCGACCCCCGACCGGTGCAGGTGGGGCGCCGCCGCTCCTCGATGGGTGCGCAGCACGCCCTGGGCCGCCAGGCGCACTCCCCCGACGACCTCGACGCGATCCTCGCCGGGCTGGTGGACCGGGTGACCCGGCGGATGCGCTCCGCCGACCGGACCGGCCGCACGGTGGTGCTGCGGCTGCGCTTCGCCGACTACACCCGGGCGACCCGCTCGCACACCCTGGCCAAGGCCACCGCGCAGACCCGTCCCCTGCTGGAGTCCGCCCGCGCGCTGCTGGGCACGGCCCGACCGGAGATCGACCGGCGGGGCATCACGCTGCTCGGGGTGTCGGTCGGCAACCTCGACGACGGGCACGTCCAGCCGACCCTGCCGTTCGACCGGGATTCCGGCGCGGAACTGGACGCCGCGGTCGACGCGGTACGGGACCGGTTCGGCTCGGCCGCGCTGACCCGGGCGGTGCTGCTCGGCCGCGACCCCGGCCTGGAGATGCCCCGCCTTCCGGACTGA
- a CDS encoding FMN-binding glutamate synthase family protein has product MTWARRAVPVVSAAVAALAARDLLQRDHALLRNFPVVGRARYLLEAIGPELRQYIVAGNNEERPFTRDQRRWIYASAKKENNYFGFGTDNDIEFTPGYPIIKHRTFGRAVPPSSPTAGHEVELPCAKVLGGPRGRARAFRPGSVVNISGMSFGSLSGKAVEALNRGAALAGCLQNTGEGGLSPYHRNGGDLVFQLGTAYFGCRDERGRFSLERLKDLVAGAPVRALEIKLSQGAKPSLGGLLPGAKVSAEIAATRGIPQGQDCVSPSRHAEFSDCDSLLDWVELLAAETGLPVGIKSAIGDLDFWDELTTLMRDTGRGVDFVNVDGGEGGTGAAPLIFTDSVSLPFQQGFSRVYRIFAEKDLHERTVFIGAGKLGLPDNAIVAFALGCDMVNVGREAMLSIGCIQAQKCHTDTCPTGVATQNPWLARGLDPTRKAARAANYIRTLRRDLVKVAEACGVEHPGLIDADAVEILDGRTASTPLRQVYGYRPGWGQPSAADQAEIIRLMTAEAPRGGSAPPSATAVG; this is encoded by the coding sequence ATGACCTGGGCCCGCCGTGCCGTACCCGTCGTCTCCGCCGCCGTCGCCGCGCTCGCCGCGCGCGACCTGCTCCAACGCGACCACGCGCTGCTGCGCAACTTCCCGGTCGTGGGACGGGCCCGCTACCTGCTGGAGGCGATCGGTCCGGAGCTGCGGCAGTACATCGTGGCCGGCAACAACGAGGAGCGGCCGTTCACCCGGGACCAGCGGCGCTGGATCTACGCCTCGGCCAAGAAGGAGAACAACTACTTCGGCTTCGGCACCGACAACGACATCGAGTTCACGCCCGGCTATCCGATCATCAAGCACCGCACGTTCGGGCGGGCGGTGCCGCCGTCGTCGCCGACCGCCGGGCACGAGGTGGAGCTGCCCTGCGCGAAGGTGCTCGGCGGCCCGAGGGGGCGGGCGCGCGCGTTCCGGCCCGGGTCGGTGGTCAACATCTCGGGCATGAGCTTCGGGTCGCTGTCGGGCAAGGCGGTGGAGGCGCTGAACCGGGGTGCCGCGCTGGCCGGCTGCCTGCAGAACACCGGTGAGGGTGGGCTGTCGCCGTACCACCGCAACGGCGGTGACCTGGTGTTCCAGCTCGGCACCGCGTACTTCGGGTGTCGGGACGAGCGCGGCCGGTTCAGCCTGGAGCGGCTGAAGGACCTGGTGGCGGGCGCGCCGGTGCGGGCGTTGGAGATCAAGCTGAGTCAGGGCGCGAAGCCGAGCCTCGGTGGGCTGCTGCCGGGGGCGAAGGTGTCGGCGGAGATCGCCGCCACCCGGGGCATTCCGCAGGGGCAGGACTGCGTCAGCCCGTCCCGGCACGCCGAGTTCTCCGACTGCGACAGCCTGCTCGACTGGGTGGAACTGCTCGCCGCCGAGACCGGGCTGCCGGTCGGCATCAAGTCCGCCATCGGCGACCTCGACTTCTGGGACGAGCTGACCACCCTGATGCGGGACACCGGACGCGGCGTGGACTTCGTGAACGTCGACGGTGGCGAGGGCGGCACCGGCGCCGCGCCGCTGATCTTCACCGACTCGGTGTCGCTCCCGTTCCAGCAGGGCTTCTCCCGCGTCTACAGGATCTTCGCCGAGAAGGACCTGCACGAGCGGACCGTCTTCATCGGCGCCGGCAAGCTCGGCCTGCCGGACAACGCGATCGTCGCGTTCGCGCTCGGCTGCGACATGGTCAACGTGGGTCGGGAGGCGATGCTGTCGATCGGCTGCATCCAGGCGCAGAAGTGCCACACCGACACCTGCCCCACCGGCGTCGCCACCCAGAACCCCTGGCTGGCCCGCGGCCTCGACCCGACCCGCAAGGCCGCGCGGGCCGCCAACTACATCCGTACGCTCCGGCGGGACCTGGTCAAGGTCGCCGAGGCGTGCGGCGTGGAACACCCCGGCCTGATCGACGCCGACGCGGTGGAGATCCTCGACGGCCGGACCGCCTCCACCCCGCTGCGCCAGGTGTACGGGTACCGGCCCGGCTGGGGTCAGCCGTCCGCGGCCGACCAGGCGGAGATCATCCGTCTGATGACGGCGGAGGCGCCCCGGGGTGGCAGCGCCCCGCCCTCGGCGACCGCGGTCGGCTGA
- a CDS encoding ABC transporter permease — MSAPAVPIGPALVATLSGLTLAGAAVLRLSGLGRARAILGAAVRATVQLGVVSLVIVAVLRAWWSSGAFILLMYAVATVTARRRVGAGCPVPVTALAIAAGVAPALGVLLVGRALPVTPLVVLPTAGILIGGAMTATSLAGRRTLDELRARHGEYEAGLALGLLPRDAAMEICRPAAGQALIPALDQTRTVGLVTLPGAFVGVLLGGAGPVQAGATQLLILLTLLAVEAVAIALTVELLVRWRRG; from the coding sequence ATGAGCGCGCCGGCCGTCCCGATCGGACCGGCGCTCGTCGCCACCCTCTCCGGGCTCACCCTGGCCGGGGCCGCCGTGCTGCGGCTCAGCGGCCTGGGCCGGGCCCGGGCGATCCTCGGCGCCGCCGTCCGGGCCACCGTCCAGCTCGGCGTCGTGTCGCTGGTCATCGTGGCCGTGCTGCGCGCCTGGTGGAGCAGCGGCGCGTTCATCCTGCTCATGTACGCCGTCGCCACCGTCACCGCCCGGCGGCGGGTCGGCGCGGGCTGCCCGGTGCCGGTCACCGCGCTGGCGATCGCGGCCGGGGTGGCGCCCGCCCTCGGCGTACTCCTGGTGGGCCGGGCGTTGCCCGTGACGCCGCTGGTGGTGCTGCCGACGGCGGGCATCCTGATCGGCGGGGCGATGACCGCGACGAGCCTGGCCGGCCGGCGGACCCTCGACGAGTTGCGCGCCCGGCACGGCGAGTACGAGGCGGGCCTCGCGCTGGGGCTCCTGCCCCGGGACGCGGCGATGGAGATCTGCCGGCCGGCCGCCGGTCAGGCGCTGATCCCGGCGCTGGACCAGACGCGCACCGTCGGGCTGGTCACCCTGCCCGGGGCGTTCGTGGGTGTGCTGCTCGGCGGGGCCGGGCCGGTCCAGGCCGGCGCCACCCAGCTGCTGATCCTGCTGACCCTGCTGGCGGTCGAGGCGGTGGCCATCGCGCTCACCGTCGAGCTGCTCGTCCGGTGGCGACGAGGCTGA
- a CDS encoding peptidoglycan recognition protein family protein, whose protein sequence is MHFDHPELDRRTLLRAGLGAAAVAVVGSELALPAAAQAAPGANLDWIISCDEWGARPPADPLSISAIATNKIIVHHMAFPNSTDYSEEHAKQLARDCQNLHLDVNHWSDTGQHFTVSRGGHVLEGRHGSLDRLQAGDRQMISAHCPGENGRAIGIENEGTYVTETPPQELLDSLVRLCTTVCQQYGLHAHEIFGHWDFRQTQCPGAMFYREFPTLRRRVFAKLGTDLADVPARRWPDIWRFVGGPVVRVAQYLLTFRGYTVPVTGVFDAATVAAVQDWQARNNIPVDVDATLTAPTWETLAPELEKDATGIPVSAVQFMLNSKGYADVAVTGEYDHVTKKAVQDLQELHGLPANGKVSTTTWCALVGGVVRQSFRQD, encoded by the coding sequence ATGCACTTCGACCACCCCGAGCTGGACCGTCGTACCCTGCTGCGGGCCGGACTCGGTGCCGCGGCGGTCGCGGTCGTCGGGAGCGAACTCGCCCTCCCCGCCGCCGCGCAGGCGGCACCGGGCGCGAACCTGGACTGGATCATCAGCTGCGACGAGTGGGGCGCCCGCCCGCCGGCGGACCCGCTGTCGATCAGCGCGATCGCCACCAACAAGATCATCGTGCACCACATGGCGTTCCCGAACAGCACCGACTACTCCGAGGAGCACGCCAAGCAGCTCGCCCGCGACTGCCAGAACCTGCACCTGGACGTCAACCACTGGTCCGACACCGGGCAGCACTTCACGGTCAGCCGCGGCGGCCACGTCCTGGAGGGCCGGCACGGCAGCCTGGACCGGCTCCAGGCCGGCGACCGGCAGATGATCTCGGCCCACTGCCCCGGCGAGAACGGCCGGGCCATCGGCATCGAGAACGAGGGCACCTACGTCACCGAGACCCCGCCGCAGGAACTGCTCGACTCACTGGTCAGGCTCTGCACCACCGTCTGCCAGCAGTACGGCCTGCACGCGCACGAAATCTTCGGCCACTGGGACTTCCGGCAGACGCAGTGCCCGGGCGCGATGTTCTACCGCGAGTTCCCGACCCTGCGCCGCCGGGTCTTCGCGAAGCTCGGCACCGACCTGGCCGACGTGCCCGCCCGCCGCTGGCCGGACATCTGGCGCTTCGTCGGTGGCCCCGTCGTCCGCGTCGCGCAGTACCTGCTGACCTTCCGCGGCTACACCGTCCCGGTCACCGGCGTCTTCGACGCCGCCACCGTGGCGGCCGTGCAGGACTGGCAGGCCCGCAACAACATCCCGGTCGACGTCGACGCCACCCTCACCGCGCCGACCTGGGAGACGCTCGCCCCCGAGCTGGAGAAGGACGCCACCGGCATCCCGGTCAGCGCGGTGCAGTTCATGCTCAACTCCAAGGGGTACGCCGACGTCGCCGTCACCGGCGAGTACGACCACGTCACCAAGAAGGCGGTGCAGGACCTGCAGGAGCTGCACGGTCTGCCCGCCAACGGCAAGGTCAGCACCACCACCTGGTGTGCTCTGGTGGGTGGTGTGGTGCGCCAGTCGTTCCGACAGGACTGA